A genomic stretch from Pseudomonas alkylphenolica includes:
- a CDS encoding sensor domain-containing diguanylate cyclase has protein sequence MPSRSQRSALYKSHPELILNLGSCLAVLAIVAIVSYLVLRERINVEQSASRAASNIVQLIESDIQRNVELYDLSLRGLIWAVQQPDLKSLSPTLRQKILFNQAFAMPVRGDMLWLDAQGNVLADSTSVPPRQANFADSKVFQAHRQNADLGMVISPPFKARLGDLDWCISFSRRISAANGEFAGVAAGALRLSYFTDLFKRLDIGSDSSINLMNTDGVLLARQSNIAEDALIGANFADRPNFKRLMADGNGSFAGYSGRTGKARLYTFARVADLPLIVVVARSSDEVFESWRRTALLVSCATGVLCIGILWLTLLLGRELRRRQCAEQDLAELAATDSLTGLANRRQLDQVLRREWSRAQRNHRPLAVLMVDVDHFKAFNERHGHQGGDEALRKVAAAIARSIRRPADLAARYGGEEFLVVLPETERHGAQVLAERIRRSVEALPPFGDDTQPVTVSIGIGCYTPDAEHDLPALLGSADDALYSAKRNGRNRVETAI, from the coding sequence TTGCCCTCCCGATCCCAGCGATCCGCCCTGTACAAGTCTCATCCGGAGCTGATCCTGAACCTGGGCAGTTGCCTTGCGGTGCTCGCTATCGTGGCCATCGTCAGCTACCTGGTGCTGCGCGAACGCATTAACGTCGAGCAGAGCGCCAGCCGTGCGGCGAGCAATATCGTCCAGCTGATCGAAAGCGATATCCAGCGCAATGTAGAACTCTACGACCTGTCCCTGCGCGGCTTGATCTGGGCCGTACAACAGCCTGATCTGAAATCCCTGTCACCGACCCTGCGGCAAAAGATCCTGTTCAACCAGGCCTTCGCCATGCCGGTACGCGGCGACATGCTCTGGCTTGATGCCCAGGGCAATGTACTGGCCGACTCCACCAGTGTTCCCCCGCGCCAGGCCAACTTCGCCGACAGCAAAGTGTTCCAGGCCCATCGCCAGAATGCCGACCTGGGCATGGTCATCAGCCCACCGTTCAAAGCGCGCCTGGGCGACCTGGACTGGTGCATCAGTTTCAGCCGGCGCATTTCCGCTGCCAACGGCGAGTTTGCCGGGGTCGCCGCCGGCGCCCTGCGCCTTTCGTACTTCACCGATCTGTTCAAGCGCCTGGATATCGGCAGTGACAGCAGCATCAACCTGATGAACACCGACGGCGTTTTGCTCGCCCGGCAATCGAACATCGCCGAAGATGCGCTGATCGGCGCCAACTTCGCCGACCGCCCCAACTTCAAACGCCTGATGGCCGATGGCAACGGTAGTTTCGCCGGCTACTCCGGGCGTACCGGCAAAGCCAGGCTGTACACCTTCGCGCGGGTCGCCGACCTGCCGCTGATCGTCGTCGTGGCGCGCTCAAGCGATGAAGTGTTCGAATCCTGGCGGCGCACGGCCTTGCTGGTCAGCTGCGCCACTGGCGTACTGTGCATCGGTATCCTCTGGCTGACGCTGCTGCTGGGCCGTGAACTACGCCGTCGGCAGTGTGCCGAACAGGATCTGGCCGAGCTTGCCGCCACCGACAGCCTCACCGGCCTTGCCAACCGCCGCCAGCTCGATCAGGTGCTGCGCCGCGAATGGTCACGGGCCCAGCGCAACCACCGCCCGTTGGCGGTATTGATGGTCGATGTCGATCACTTCAAGGCGTTCAACGAACGTCATGGTCACCAGGGCGGCGACGAAGCCTTGCGCAAGGTCGCCGCCGCCATTGCCCGCAGCATTCGCCGCCCGGCCGACTTGGCAGCACGCTACGGTGGCGAGGAGTTTCTGGTGGTCTTGCCCGAGACCGAACGCCATGGCGCGCAGGTGCTGGCTGAACGCATTCGCCGCAGCGTCGAGGCACTACCGCCGTTCGGCGACGACACCCAGCCGGTCACGGTCAGTATCGGCATCGGCTGTTACACGCCAGACGCCGAGCACGATCTGCCAGCTTTGCTGGGCAGTGCCGACGACGCGCTCTACAGCGCCAAGCGCAACGGGCGCAACCGGGTGGAAACCGCGATCTAG
- a CDS encoding heavy metal sensor histidine kinase, with amino-acid sequence MFWKTVPANSIALRLSALFTLVALGVFLLIGSALYRQVDRSLDLLPVAELEARFSVLESSLTRYDTTEHWAKISNKLNLLGEEDRRIRFWVVSGNSTFEYGHPDAGIRAFAQGALGMRDLRLADSPYPYKVLVSELPAMGARPPLRFLIAINTETFWQTQHTLLVAIISLSVFGVFLASLLGYWVARVGLKPLGTLSAEAQKLAPPRLSGRLQLSDLPPEVAQFASAFNSTLERVDQAYTRLEAFNADVAHELRSPLTNLIGQTQVALTRGRSAEHYFEVLQSNLEELERLRTIINDMLFLASADQGSKATALTCSSLAEEVAATLDYLDYILEDAQVRVEVSGDAQAHIEKAQLRRALINLLNNAVQHTAAQQVIQVRIEQINGQISIAVSNPGPAIAEEHLPMLFERFYRVDAARTSGAGNHGLGLAIVRAIALMHGGSVFVRSQAGANTFGILLPA; translated from the coding sequence ATGTTCTGGAAAACCGTGCCGGCTAACTCCATCGCCCTGCGCCTGAGCGCACTGTTCACCCTGGTCGCACTGGGTGTGTTCCTGTTGATCGGCAGCGCCTTGTACAGGCAGGTGGACCGCAGCCTGGACCTGCTGCCCGTGGCAGAACTGGAAGCGCGCTTCAGTGTGCTGGAGTCGTCGCTGACCCGCTACGACACCACCGAGCACTGGGCGAAGATCAGCAACAAGCTCAACCTGCTCGGCGAAGAAGATCGCCGTATCCGCTTCTGGGTGGTCAGTGGCAACAGCACGTTCGAGTACGGCCATCCCGATGCCGGCATCCGCGCTTTCGCCCAAGGGGCACTGGGTATGCGCGACCTGCGCCTGGCCGATAGCCCCTACCCGTACAAAGTACTGGTCAGTGAATTGCCGGCCATGGGCGCGCGCCCGCCGCTGCGTTTTCTGATCGCCATCAACACCGAAACCTTCTGGCAGACGCAACACACCTTGCTGGTGGCGATTATCAGCCTGTCGGTGTTCGGCGTTTTCCTCGCCTCATTGCTCGGTTACTGGGTGGCGCGGGTCGGGCTCAAGCCGCTGGGCACGCTCTCGGCGGAAGCACAAAAACTTGCGCCGCCTCGCTTGAGCGGTCGTCTGCAGCTATCCGACCTGCCACCGGAAGTGGCGCAATTCGCCAGCGCCTTCAACTCCACCCTGGAGCGGGTCGACCAGGCCTATACCCGCCTTGAAGCCTTCAATGCCGATGTTGCCCATGAACTGCGCTCACCGCTGACCAACCTGATCGGCCAGACCCAGGTGGCCCTGACACGGGGGCGCAGTGCCGAGCATTACTTCGAGGTGCTGCAATCGAACCTGGAAGAACTCGAACGCCTGCGCACCATCATCAACGACATGCTGTTCCTCGCCAGCGCCGACCAGGGCAGCAAGGCCACGGCCCTGACCTGCAGCTCGCTGGCCGAAGAAGTGGCGGCGACCCTCGATTACCTGGACTACATCCTCGAGGACGCTCAGGTGCGCGTCGAGGTCAGTGGCGACGCCCAGGCGCACATTGAAAAGGCCCAGTTGCGCCGGGCCCTGATCAACCTGCTGAATAACGCCGTGCAACACACCGCCGCCCAGCAGGTCATCCAGGTGCGTATCGAACAGATCAATGGGCAGATCAGCATCGCGGTGAGCAACCCGGGGCCGGCGATTGCCGAGGAACATCTGCCGATGCTGTTCGAGCGCTTCTACCGGGTCGATGCCGCGCGCACCAGCGGCGCTGGCAACCATGGATTGGGGCTGGCGATCGTCAGGGCGATTGCCCTGATGCATGGTGGCAGCGTGTTCGTGCGCAGCCAGGCGGGGGCCAATACCTTCGGGATTTTGTTACCGGCCTGA
- a CDS encoding heavy metal response regulator transcription factor produces the protein MRVLIIEDEEKTADYLHRGLTEQGFTVDLARDGIDGLHLALEGDYAVIVLDVMLPGLDGYGVLRALRARKQTPVIMLTARERVEDRIHGLREGADDYLGKPFSFLELVARLQALTRRSGSHEPVQIQVADLWVDLISRKASRAGQRLDLTAKEFSLLSVLARRQGEILSKTAIAELVWDINFDSDANVVEVAIKRLRAKLDGPFETKLLHTIRGMGYVLENRAG, from the coding sequence ATGCGTGTGCTGATTATCGAAGATGAAGAAAAGACCGCCGACTACCTGCACCGCGGCCTGACCGAGCAAGGTTTCACCGTGGACCTGGCCCGCGACGGCATCGACGGCCTGCACCTGGCCCTGGAAGGCGACTACGCGGTGATCGTCCTCGACGTCATGCTCCCCGGCCTGGACGGTTACGGCGTGCTGCGCGCCCTGCGCGCGCGCAAGCAGACACCGGTGATCATGCTCACCGCCCGCGAGCGGGTCGAAGACCGCATTCATGGCCTGCGCGAGGGCGCCGACGATTATCTCGGCAAGCCGTTCTCCTTCCTCGAACTGGTCGCTCGCCTGCAGGCCCTGACCCGCCGTAGCGGCAGCCACGAACCGGTGCAGATCCAGGTCGCCGACCTCTGGGTCGACCTGATCAGCCGCAAGGCCAGCCGCGCCGGGCAACGCCTGGACCTGACCGCCAAGGAGTTCTCGCTGCTCAGCGTGCTGGCCCGGCGCCAGGGCGAAATCCTCTCCAAGACCGCCATCGCCGAGCTGGTCTGGGACATCAACTTCGACAGCGATGCCAACGTCGTCGAAGTGGCGATCAAGCGCCTGCGCGCCAAGCTCGACGGCCCCTTTGAAACCAAGCTGCTGCATACCATTCGAGGCATGGGCTATGTTCTGGAAAACCGTGCCGGCTAA
- a CDS encoding OprD family porin, translating into MNTALRFSPLFVALAATIPFNAQANEEQAEGFIEGSSLNVHARNYYLNRNQLNRGEHDNREWGQGFLGKFESGYTPGTVGFGLDVHGMLGLKLDGGAGTSGTSILPINTQGDGEPGKAHDSFSTAGAAVKLKAFDTELKAGDLFLTNPVIAGGESRMLPQTFRGVSLTNNSFAGLMLEAGQASFTKPYNQSGHRRIDTYYGALPDDRQSRHLNWAGMAWSGVPNLTSSLYASELKDIWNQYYFDLDYTYKVNDLVSLNPGLHYYHTQDTGQALLGNIDNNTYSLHFSVNVGYNSLTAVYQRVNGNTPFDYINQGDSIYLDNSQIYSDFNGPNERSWKLKYAYDFTGQGIPGLTSIVSYSRGELDLTKVDPNSVGYGEYWYNPEGENARHWERDIDLQYVFQQGSLKDLSVLLRWASHRGSQGYPQTGSDADEYRVIVDYPLNIF; encoded by the coding sequence GTGAACACTGCTTTACGCTTCAGCCCCCTGTTCGTTGCACTGGCTGCAACGATCCCCTTCAACGCCCAGGCCAACGAGGAACAGGCCGAAGGCTTTATCGAAGGGTCCAGCCTCAACGTGCATGCGCGCAACTACTACCTCAACCGCAATCAGCTGAATCGCGGCGAGCATGACAATCGGGAGTGGGGACAGGGTTTTCTCGGTAAGTTCGAATCGGGCTACACCCCGGGCACCGTCGGTTTCGGCCTGGATGTACATGGCATGCTCGGCCTGAAACTCGATGGCGGCGCCGGCACCTCCGGTACCAGCATCCTGCCAATCAATACCCAGGGCGACGGCGAACCGGGCAAGGCCCACGACTCGTTCTCGACCGCCGGTGCGGCAGTCAAACTCAAGGCCTTCGACACCGAACTCAAGGCCGGTGACCTGTTTCTGACCAACCCGGTGATTGCCGGTGGTGAGTCGCGCATGCTGCCGCAGACCTTCCGCGGCGTCAGCCTGACCAACAACAGCTTCGCAGGCCTGATGCTCGAAGCCGGCCAGGCCAGCTTCACCAAGCCCTACAACCAGAGCGGCCACCGTCGTATCGACACCTACTACGGCGCCTTGCCGGATGATCGCCAGAGCCGTCACCTGAACTGGGCCGGCATGGCCTGGAGCGGCGTACCGAACCTGACCTCGAGCCTGTATGCCTCCGAGCTCAAGGACATCTGGAACCAGTACTACTTCGACCTCGACTACACCTACAAGGTCAACGACCTGGTCAGCCTCAACCCGGGCCTGCACTACTACCACACTCAGGACACCGGCCAAGCGCTGCTCGGCAACATCGACAACAACACCTACAGCCTGCACTTCAGCGTGAATGTCGGCTACAACAGCCTCACCGCGGTGTACCAGCGGGTCAATGGCAACACCCCGTTCGACTACATCAACCAGGGCGACAGCATCTACCTGGACAACTCGCAGATCTATTCGGACTTCAATGGCCCCAACGAGCGCTCGTGGAAGCTCAAATATGCCTACGACTTCACCGGCCAGGGCATTCCCGGCCTGACCTCGATCGTCTCCTACTCGCGCGGTGAACTGGACCTGACCAAGGTCGATCCCAACAGCGTCGGTTATGGCGAATACTGGTACAACCCCGAAGGCGAAAACGCCCGTCACTGGGAGCGCGACATCGACCTGCAGTACGTGTTCCAGCAAGGCAGCCTCAAGGACCTCTCGGTCCTGCTGCGCTGGGCCAGCCACCGTGGCAGCCAGGGCTACCCGCAGACCGGCAGCGATGCCGACGAGTACCGGGTAATCGTCGACTACCCGCTGAACATCTTCTGA